Proteins from a genomic interval of Arachis hypogaea cultivar Tifrunner chromosome 10, arahy.Tifrunner.gnm2.J5K5, whole genome shotgun sequence:
- the LOC112714825 gene encoding uncharacterized protein yields the protein MVFHHRRKLMPEICESICKVEKNCSSNCEECLKLCITNPQYYYYSQPPPPIPPLPLDDTSDHGKSHALSPYLVLALSVIGAAFFVVICCAIFARIFRRRRRSLSPPLSLRTQDNTRDDFFVDEEHGPVVDHPIWYIRTPGLQESIINAIAVCRYKRGEGLIEGTECSVCLSEFQEDESVRLLPKCNHAFHLPCIDTWLRSHTNCPMCRAPIVSNNTLRVPSMQHHNHNLNVLDSTSSSGSSSGSGSGSLEMRSVENINNGRSLRGMENTQNIGFELRNREEDEEGEEQGQLGGERVLSMIRPRRSVSLDSSSVADIALAASAFVLSADSDSDSNRVLGDETESERIGSKRVNVNVNVNGNENENGASSSKGRGGGRGRSSSFRIRYLHSVVPSSMKRSRSFNGKYLVSSLYSRSQTQRKQNANNLRSF from the coding sequence ATGGTGTTTCACCATCGCAGAAAACTCATGCCAGAAATCTGCGAGTCCATCTGCAAAGTGGAGAAGAATTGTTCTTCAAACTGTGAGGAATGCCTCAAACTCTGCATCACCAACCCCCAATACTACTATTATTCCCAACCACCGCCACCGATTCCTCCTCTCCCCTTAGACGATACATCAGATCATGGAAAAAGCCACGCGCTCTCGCCCTACTTGGTCCTTGCTCTCTCCGTTATCGGAGCTGCTTTCTTCGTTGTTATTTGCTGTGCAATCTTCGCGAGGATCTTCAGAAGGAGGAGAAGATCCTTATCGCCACCGTTGAGTCTTCGAACACAGGATAATACGCGTGATGATTTCTTCGTTGATGAGGAGCACGGTCCTGTGGTGGACCACCCGATCTGGTACATCCGTACACCCGGTCTTCAAGAATCGATTATCAACGCAATCGCTGTTTGTAGGTATAAGAGAGGTGAGGGTTTGATTGAAGGAACAGAGTGCTCTGTTTGTTTGAGCGAGTTTCAAGAAGATGAGAGTGTTAGATTATTGCCAAAGTGTAACCACGCTTTTCATTTGCCTTGTATTGATACATGGCTTAGGTCACACACCAATTGTCCTATGTGTAGAGCTCCAATTGTTTCCAACAACACTCTTAGGGTTCCATCTATGCAGCATCATAATCATAATCTTAATGTTCTTGATTCAACTTCAAGTTCAGGTTCAAGTTCAGGTTCAGGTTCAGGTTCCTTGGAGATGAGATCTGTGGAAAATATTAACAATGGAAGAAGCCTTAGAGGAATGGAAAATACTCAAAATATTGGCTTTGAATTGAGGAACAGGGAAGAggatgaagaaggagaagaacaAGGCCAATTGGGAGGTGAAAGAGTACTAAGCATGATTAGGCCAAGGAGATCTGTTTCTCTGGATTCTTCTTCTGTTGCAGATATTGCTCTTGCTGCATCTGCATTTGTTCTATCTGCGGATTCGGATTCCGATTCGAATAGAGTTCTTGGGGATGAGACTGAGAGTGAACGAATTGGTTCAAAGAGGGTTAATGTTAATGTTAATGTTAATGGAAATGAGAATGAGAATGGGGCAAGTAGTTCAAAAGGGAGAGGAGGAGGGAGAGGGAGAAGCTCTTCTTTCAGGATAAGGTATCTGCATAGTGTTGTTCCTAGTTCAATGAAGAGGTCACGTTCCTTCAATGGTAAATACCTTGTGTCTTCTTTGTATAGCCGCAGCCAAACTCAGAGGAAGCAAAATGCTAATAATCTGAGAAGCTTTTAA